Genomic window (Rhizobium sp. SL42):
AACCAGATACATGCAGCCTTGCGCGATGACATCGTCCAGATGCGCCTGAAGCCGCTCGATGTGCTGAACGAAAAACTGTTGGGAGAACGTTTCGGCGTCAGCCGCACGCCGGTGCGCGAAGCATTGTTGCGACTATCCGACGAAGGACTGGTCGATATCTACCCACAATCCGGCACCTTTGTCGGCCGCATTCCCCGCCGCGCCCTCTTCGAAGCCATCTTGATCCGCAAGGCATTGGAGGCGACGACGGTCACGCTGGCAATTGCCGGCGGGAAAGCAGCGGGCCTTGCCGAAATCGAGGCAATACAAGCCCAGCTGGTCGCCTGCGCCGAAGCCGGGGATATCGTCCGCTTCCACCGCATCGACAGCGAATTTCACCAGCACATTGCCGAACTCGCGGGATATCCCGGCATCTGGACCCTCATCCAGCAGGTTCAAGTCCAGATCGACCGGTATCGCTACATCACCCTGCCGCGCTCGGGCCGGCTGGATGTGGTGATCGATGAACACGCCGCGATCATCGACGGCATGCGGCGAAGGGACGATTGTGCGGCCGTCGCGGCCATGGGAACCCATATCGGCCGAATGCTGGAAGAGCTTGACGATATCCAACATCTCGACCCGGCGATCTTCATCGATGATCGCCAGCCGTGACCACCAAAACGATACGGCCATCTCGGCCAACCAGAGGAGGTTTTGACATGCCCGTTTCCTTCGATCTCACCGGCCGCAGCGCCATCGTCACCGGGGCGAATACCGGCATCGGCCAGGCCCTTGCCGTGGCACTGGCAAGCGCTGGTGCGGCAGTGCTGGGCGTCGGCCGCTCCAGCATGGCGGAAACAGCAAGCCTGATCGAGGGGCAGGGCGGACGTTTCGCGGGCTTTTCCGCCGATCTCGGCACAATCGCGCCGGTCAACAGTATCGTGGACGCAGCACTGGATGCGTTCGGTTCCGTCGATATTCTGATCAACAATGCCGGTATCATCCGTCGGGCCGATGCCATCGACTTTACCGAGGCCGATTGGGACGATGTGATGGATATCAACCTCAAGAGCGCCTTCTTCCTGTCCCAGGCCGTGGCCAAGCGCATGATCCCGCAAGGCCACGGCAAGATCATCAACATTGCATCGATGCTCTCCTTCCAGGGCGGTATCCGCATACCATCCTATACCGCGTCGAAAAGCGGGCTGGCGGGCCTCACCCGGCTCCTTGCCTGCGAGTGGGCCGCCAAGGGCATCAATGTCAACGCGATCGCGCCGGGATACTTCGTCACCAACAATACGACTGCGCTCCGAGAGGACCAGAAACGCTCGGCCGATATCCTTGCGCGTATTCCTGCCGGTCGTTGGGGCGACCCCGCCGAACTCGGCGGCGCAGCGGTGTTTCTTGCCTCCGACGCGGCAGCCTATGTGCATGGCACCGTGCTGCCCGTCGACGGCGGCTGGCTGGCGCGCTGAACGACACAGAAATCAGGGGGCAGAACAATGAAACGTATCGTCTCGATCGGCGAATGCATGGGGGAACTGTCGGAGACCGGCGTGCCCGGCACCTTGTCCATGGGCTTTGCAGGCGACACCCTGAACACCGCCTGGTATCTGCGTCGCATGCTGCCCGGCGACTGGACGGTGGACTATGTCACCGCGGTGGGCACGGACGGGCTATCCAACCGTCTGGTGGAGTACCTCGACAGCGAGCGCATTGGCACGCGCCATATCCAGCGGCTTTCCGACAAGACGATCGGCCTTTATTACATTGAGCTCAAAAATGGCGAGCGCAGCTTCACCTATTGGCGTTCCGACAGTGCAGCCAAGCGATTGGCAGGCGATGTCGAAACACTTGAACAGGCACTCGCGGGCGCATCGATCGCCTATTGGTCAGGCATCACGCTCGCCATCCTCGCACAGGCCGACCGCCAGACATTGATCGACGCCTTGATGCGTTTTGCGGCGCGGGGCGGCAAGGTCATTTTTGACCCCAATCTTCGCCCCCGCCTTTGGGAAAGCGCCGACGCCATGCGGGAATGGATCACGCGCGCAGCCGGTATTGCCGATCTCTGCCTTCCATCGCACGAAGACGAGGCATCCTGGTTTGGAGACCGGGATGCCGAAGCGACCGCGAAACGCTACCGGCAGGCAGGTGCAAAACGCGTCGCGGTAAAGAATGGTCCCGGTGAAATCAGCCTGCTGGATGCCGACGGTCAACTGGCCATCGTGCCGGTCCAACCGGCAGCCATTGTCGTCGACACGACTGCTGCGGGCGACAGCTTCAATGCGGGTTTCATGGCAGCAGAGCTTGCCGGTGGCACAATGGCGCAGGCGGCAAGTGCCGGCGCTGCGCTGGCCGGCAGGGTCATCGGCGCGCGCGGCGCGCTGGTGCCGCAGGCAATCGAGGTTTAGCCTGTCCGACTAGGCACCAAGCTAGCCGCCGGTGACCGTGAAATAGCCCCAGGCGGCGGCGAGTGCCGCAAGCACGCCAACCCATATCAGTGCCTTGCGTGTACCCGGCGTCAGGGACCGTTTCGGCTTCGGCGCCTTGGGTTCCGGCGGGCGCTCGAATTTAATGACATTCGACATGGTATTCTCTCGTTTCTCCGAAGCATGCTTATAGACGCGACGGGTTTCAAAAGTCCTGACATTCCAACATCCAGAACCGACGCCAAGCGATCGGGCGCGCCATCATGCCCCATGCGGCCGAAGCGACGCGCATACGAAGTGATTCGACGCCATTCCAGGCAACGCTGCAACGCCTCAATCGCAAAATTTCTCGCACAGCCGTCGGGGACACTCTGCGTTCACTTGTGACCGACGTTACACGAAGAACACATCGAAAAGATCGATAACCATTCATCTGCAGCCGTGGAATTTTTCAATCATTAATTCGAATGTTCGAAAATTTTTTCTGACTCAGCAAAGGTCTTGATGTGTATATTTGTGCGCGCTAGCGTCCGCAAATGCGGGGAAACCGGGCTTTCGAACCAATGTCTGCTCTGGCTTGCAGATGTCTCAAAGCCAGGGCCTGAGCAGATCATGAAACCAGTGAACTGGAAGAATGCAGGAAAAATCGTCGGTCGGCAGCAAATCGGATACGGAGTTGAGCTCGGAACAGTTCGAGGCCGCCGTGCGCAA
Coding sequences:
- a CDS encoding sugar kinase, coding for MKRIVSIGECMGELSETGVPGTLSMGFAGDTLNTAWYLRRMLPGDWTVDYVTAVGTDGLSNRLVEYLDSERIGTRHIQRLSDKTIGLYYIELKNGERSFTYWRSDSAAKRLAGDVETLEQALAGASIAYWSGITLAILAQADRQTLIDALMRFAARGGKVIFDPNLRPRLWESADAMREWITRAAGIADLCLPSHEDEASWFGDRDAEATAKRYRQAGAKRVAVKNGPGEISLLDADGQLAIVPVQPAAIVVDTTAAGDSFNAGFMAAELAGGTMAQAASAGAALAGRVIGARGALVPQAIEV
- a CDS encoding GntR family transcriptional regulator; the protein is MADAEIRISPGRGRSPAHVISRARGERAANQIHAALRDDIVQMRLKPLDVLNEKLLGERFGVSRTPVREALLRLSDEGLVDIYPQSGTFVGRIPRRALFEAILIRKALEATTVTLAIAGGKAAGLAEIEAIQAQLVACAEAGDIVRFHRIDSEFHQHIAELAGYPGIWTLIQQVQVQIDRYRYITLPRSGRLDVVIDEHAAIIDGMRRRDDCAAVAAMGTHIGRMLEELDDIQHLDPAIFIDDRQP
- the kduD gene encoding 2-dehydro-3-deoxy-D-gluconate 5-dehydrogenase KduD — its product is MPVSFDLTGRSAIVTGANTGIGQALAVALASAGAAVLGVGRSSMAETASLIEGQGGRFAGFSADLGTIAPVNSIVDAALDAFGSVDILINNAGIIRRADAIDFTEADWDDVMDINLKSAFFLSQAVAKRMIPQGHGKIINIASMLSFQGGIRIPSYTASKSGLAGLTRLLACEWAAKGINVNAIAPGYFVTNNTTALREDQKRSADILARIPAGRWGDPAELGGAAVFLASDAAAYVHGTVLPVDGGWLAR